Proteins encoded within one genomic window of Acidobacteriota bacterium:
- a CDS encoding aldehyde dehydrogenase family protein → MALDRDLSSIQQARDLVEQAHRAQAVLATYSQEQIDTIVQKMAEAAQAHSVRLAELAVQETGFGIASDKDIKNRFAAKDVYEFFKSLKTVGVVRETETLIEVADPRGVVCAIIPSTNPTSTAIFKAIISIKSRNSVVLSPHPSAANCIGETARVVREAAEAAGMPQGAIGCLTVSTQGGTEALMKHEKTAVILATGGIGLVRAAYSSGKPAFGVGPGNVPAMIERSADVPKAVADILAGKTFDNGTVCASEQAVVVEKVLDAEVRAQFAAQGGYFVNRDQAEKLAKVVVLPSRGLNPGIVGKSVQKIAELAGISVPKETRALMVELTGVGRDFPLSLEKLSPILAYYVVPDFETGTTVCSQILRFGGMGHSIGIHSQNRNKIREFGMRQPASRILVNTPTTHGAIGFSTELAPSMTLGCGTWGGNVTSDNISPLHLMDIKRIAFETFAVTRPTSRPSSPPAVKASVIPAPSPGISIPGGNSPSAIVHQVVPGSAPKAAPVAPTRLPSLDRASIAALVDQFLAERKPALNQALKAPASTAASTPVAAPVPTPPPPASTPTPAKAEKAESPKAAEFVCEDDVRRALIEKRKIVTDKKTIITPAARDLGREHGIFAGYAES, encoded by the coding sequence ATGGCTTTGGATCGCGATTTATCTTCCATTCAACAAGCGCGTGATTTGGTGGAGCAAGCGCATCGCGCCCAGGCAGTTCTGGCAACCTATTCACAGGAACAAATTGATACAATTGTTCAAAAAATGGCTGAGGCGGCTCAGGCTCATTCCGTGCGTCTGGCCGAGCTGGCCGTTCAGGAAACTGGGTTTGGCATTGCCTCTGACAAAGACATCAAAAATCGCTTTGCCGCCAAGGATGTCTACGAATTCTTCAAATCGCTCAAGACAGTTGGTGTGGTTCGTGAGACCGAAACCTTAATCGAAGTCGCTGATCCGCGTGGCGTGGTGTGTGCCATTATTCCCTCGACCAACCCCACTTCAACCGCAATTTTTAAAGCCATTATTTCAATTAAATCACGCAATTCGGTTGTGTTGAGCCCACATCCATCGGCGGCTAATTGCATTGGTGAAACGGCGCGAGTTGTGCGCGAAGCCGCCGAAGCCGCCGGCATGCCGCAAGGTGCCATTGGATGTTTGACGGTTTCAACCCAGGGCGGCACCGAAGCCCTGATGAAACACGAAAAAACCGCTGTCATTCTGGCAACTGGGGGGATTGGTCTGGTGCGAGCCGCTTATAGCTCGGGCAAACCTGCGTTTGGTGTCGGGCCAGGAAATGTTCCCGCCATGATTGAGCGCAGTGCCGATGTTCCCAAAGCGGTGGCGGATATTCTGGCCGGGAAAACTTTTGACAATGGTACAGTGTGTGCCTCAGAGCAGGCAGTAGTGGTTGAAAAAGTGCTTGATGCGGAAGTCCGAGCCCAGTTTGCGGCTCAGGGCGGCTATTTTGTCAATCGTGATCAGGCTGAAAAACTGGCCAAGGTGGTGGTTCTGCCAAGTCGGGGCTTAAACCCTGGCATTGTGGGCAAGTCAGTCCAGAAGATTGCTGAACTGGCTGGCATTAGCGTCCCCAAAGAAACCAGAGCCCTCATGGTTGAATTGACCGGCGTTGGGCGTGATTTTCCGCTTTCGCTCGAAAAGCTGTCTCCGATTCTGGCTTATTATGTCGTGCCCGATTTTGAAACCGGCACCACGGTATGTTCACAGATTCTCCGGTTTGGCGGGATGGGGCATTCAATTGGTATTCACTCGCAAAACCGCAACAAGATTCGTGAATTTGGGATGCGCCAGCCGGCTTCGCGAATTCTGGTCAATACACCGACTACTCACGGCGCCATCGGATTTTCAACCGAACTGGCCCCCAGCATGACGCTCGGATGCGGCACCTGGGGTGGAAATGTGACCTCCGACAATATTTCGCCACTACACCTGATGGACATCAAGCGGATTGCCTTCGAGACCTTTGCCGTCACACGTCCGACGTCGCGACCTTCATCACCGCCAGCGGTCAAAGCCAGTGTGATTCCGGCACCTTCACCAGGAATTTCCATTCCTGGAGGGAACAGTCCATCGGCGATTGTGCATCAGGTTGTGCCCGGCTCAGCCCCAAAGGCCGCCCCGGTTGCTCCAACCAGATTACCATCTTTGGATCGAGCCTCGATTGCGGCACTGGTGGATCAATTTCTGGCTGAACGCAAACCAGCACTGAACCAGGCGTTAAAAGCACCAGCCAGTACTGCTGCCAGTACCCCGGTTGCCGCACCAGTTCCGACTCCGCCGCCGCCAGCTTCAACCCCAACCCCAGCCAAAGCTGAAAAGGCTGAATCTCCCAAGGCGGCTGAATTTGTGTGCGAAGATGACGTCCGGCGGGCACTGATTGAAAAACGCAAAATTGTGACCGACAAGAAGACGATCATCACTCCGGCTGCTCGTGACCTTGGGCGTGAACACGGCATCTTTGCCGGTTATGCCGAATCCTAA
- the lolA gene encoding outer membrane lipoprotein chaperone LolA, translating into MNRIRQRLLLLLIIGGVFIGSQPNSMPVASAADANQVILGIQKRYARATTLAADFVQMYHDRTGRVIREAGSLQLKRPGRMRWEYREPKNKIFLSDGKQTYFYLPLEKRVVIEPVKAGRDPRTPFLFLLGRQNLKEDFSRFELGGESPTKAQNVVIRMWPRRSVENLAEIRVECDPTTFQLARISLLQLSGERSDFLLTNVVENAALADGLFTFSAPSDVRVERVGS; encoded by the coding sequence ATGAATCGAATACGACAACGACTCCTGCTGCTTTTGATCATTGGAGGTGTTTTTATTGGAAGCCAGCCGAATTCAATGCCGGTTGCTTCAGCCGCAGATGCCAATCAGGTGATTTTGGGAATTCAAAAACGATATGCTCGCGCCACGACACTGGCGGCTGATTTTGTCCAGATGTATCACGACCGAACCGGGCGAGTGATTCGTGAAGCCGGATCACTCCAGTTGAAACGCCCTGGTCGGATGCGCTGGGAATATCGTGAGCCCAAAAACAAGATTTTTCTGTCGGATGGCAAACAGACCTATTTTTATCTTCCACTGGAAAAACGGGTGGTGATTGAACCAGTCAAGGCTGGGCGTGACCCACGAACGCCATTTCTGTTTTTGCTTGGACGACAGAATTTGAAAGAAGATTTTTCCCGTTTTGAACTCGGCGGGGAATCACCGACCAAAGCCCAAAATGTCGTGATTCGGATGTGGCCGCGCCGTTCGGTTGAAAATCTGGCTGAAATCCGGGTTGAGTGTGACCCGACAACATTTCAGTTGGCGCGGATTTCGCTCCTGCAACTTTCTGGCGAACGATCTGATTTTCTCTTGACGAATGTGGTGGAGAACGCGGCGCTGGCGGATGGCCTGTTTACCTTTTCCGCACCTTCGGATGTGCGCGTCGAGCGGGTCGGATCGTAG
- a CDS encoding arginine-tRNA-protein transferase, with product MSLDGQYFRASHVEPEHMDLLWANGWRHFGSFFFRYSTTVWNGQVCTVLPLRIDLEHFCLSKSQKRVLARNRDLEVVIRDTVIDDEKEDLFFRHVVRFDHNIPNSIFDFLSTQPATIPCQNQEICVYGKDGDLLAVSFLDLGQQATSAVYAMFDPEETKRSLGIFTMLIAIRHSIERGCQFYYPGYAYREPSFYDYKKRFSALNYFDWWGDWVPYQAEETVTSELS from the coding sequence ATGTCGCTCGACGGACAATATTTTCGTGCTTCGCACGTCGAACCTGAACACATGGACCTGCTCTGGGCAAATGGCTGGAGGCATTTTGGAAGCTTCTTTTTCCGCTACTCCACCACCGTCTGGAATGGCCAGGTCTGTACGGTCTTGCCTCTGCGCATTGACCTGGAGCACTTTTGCCTCTCGAAAAGTCAAAAACGGGTACTGGCCCGTAATCGCGACCTTGAGGTTGTGATTCGCGATACCGTCATTGATGATGAAAAAGAAGATCTCTTTTTTCGCCACGTCGTTCGGTTTGATCACAACATTCCAAATTCCATCTTTGACTTCCTCTCAACCCAGCCAGCCACTATCCCCTGTCAAAACCAGGAAATCTGTGTTTATGGAAAAGATGGCGACCTGCTGGCAGTCAGTTTTCTTGACCTGGGTCAACAGGCAACCTCAGCCGTCTATGCGATGTTTGATCCAGAAGAAACCAAACGGAGTCTCGGTATTTTCACCATGCTCATTGCGATTCGGCACTCAATTGAACGAGGTTGCCAGTTTTACTATCCAGGCTATGCGTACCGGGAGCCGTCCTTCTATGACTACAAAAAGCGGTTTTCAGCCCTCAATTATTTTGACTGGTGGGGTGACTGGGTTCCCTACCAGGCTGAAGAAACTGTCACCTCTGAACTCTCATAA
- a CDS encoding D-alanine--D-alanine ligase has translation MQKKLRVGVIFGGRSGEHEVSLRSAESVLNALDKDKYDVIPIGITKTGKWLMAGDSQQLLPKEVVTEGEISLAMMGDPTQSPLVRTNHNQVQGDVPTLDVVFPVLHGTYGEDGTIQGLFEMANLPYVGCGVLASAAGMDKIIMKHLFRQAGLPIVDFTWFTRLAWEKNPEPILDTVIESIGFPAFVKPANLGSSVGISKAKDRESLAKAITLAARFDRKVVVEKGIDAREIELSVLGNDEPLASLPGEIVAGAEFYDYQDKYLSNTAELVIPAELTEAQIAEFQQMAIRAFQAIDGSGLARADFFLERSTGNIYVNELNTLPGFTSISMYPKLWEASGLTYSQLLDRLIELAIDRHREKSRSATSYDS, from the coding sequence GTGCAGAAAAAACTACGGGTCGGAGTCATTTTCGGTGGACGCTCCGGCGAGCATGAAGTCTCGTTGCGGTCAGCGGAATCCGTTTTGAATGCCCTCGACAAAGACAAATATGACGTGATTCCCATTGGAATCACCAAAACCGGAAAATGGCTCATGGCTGGCGATTCACAACAGTTGCTCCCCAAAGAGGTGGTAACCGAAGGCGAAATCAGTCTGGCCATGATGGGGGATCCCACACAGTCACCGCTGGTTCGAACCAACCACAATCAGGTCCAAGGCGATGTCCCAACGCTGGATGTGGTGTTTCCAGTGTTGCACGGCACCTATGGTGAAGACGGTACGATCCAAGGGCTGTTTGAAATGGCCAATCTGCCCTATGTTGGGTGTGGTGTACTGGCTTCAGCCGCCGGGATGGACAAGATCATCATGAAGCACCTGTTTCGTCAGGCTGGCCTGCCAATTGTTGATTTTACGTGGTTTACGCGCCTGGCCTGGGAAAAGAACCCGGAACCGATTCTTGATACCGTGATCGAATCCATTGGGTTCCCGGCCTTTGTGAAGCCCGCAAACCTGGGGTCATCGGTTGGGATCAGCAAAGCCAAAGACCGTGAAAGTCTGGCCAAAGCCATTACCCTGGCGGCGCGATTTGACCGCAAAGTGGTGGTTGAAAAGGGAATTGATGCGCGTGAAATTGAACTGAGCGTGCTTGGCAACGATGAACCACTTGCGAGCTTGCCGGGCGAGATTGTTGCCGGAGCGGAATTTTACGATTACCAGGATAAATATCTCAGCAACACGGCTGAGCTGGTAATTCCGGCTGAGTTGACCGAAGCCCAAATCGCTGAATTCCAGCAAATGGCCATTCGGGCATTTCAGGCAATTGACGGTTCGGGGCTGGCACGGGCTGATTTCTTCCTGGAACGTTCGACCGGGAATATCTATGTGAATGAACTCAATACCTTGCCAGGGTTTACTTCGATCAGTATGTACCCGAAATTGTGGGAAGCCAGTGGTCTGACCTACTCACAACTCCTGGACCGACTGATTGAACTGGCAATTGACCGCCACCGCGAAAAATCGCGTTCGGCCACCAGTTATGACAGTTAA
- a CDS encoding VWA domain-containing protein — protein sequence MTNVTLPVTITDDDDRFIYGLTKEDFEVFEDNKKQDIDKFEASEELPLYIAILLDTSGSVKAKLKFEKEATISFLQTVLRRRKDQALVVTFDSTVQLRQDFTDNTELLAKVIDSIRASGTTSLYDAVYRICEEKMVGVPTPRKVIIILSDGDDTSSTHTLEEAIDIAQQSEVVIFGISTKGAGFFGVSGGQVYNADDKELRRLCLETGGDITFPSKVIDLERAFQRYEKTARRYYLLSYEPEDPTRPGYRKIEVKLTNRKGLRVKTRKGYTVPKTEAN from the coding sequence GTGACCAATGTGACGCTCCCGGTCACGATCACCGACGACGACGACCGGTTTATCTATGGGTTGACCAAAGAAGATTTTGAGGTCTTTGAAGACAATAAAAAGCAAGACATTGATAAATTTGAAGCCTCAGAAGAACTACCGCTCTATATCGCCATCTTGCTCGACACCAGCGGCAGCGTCAAAGCCAAGCTCAAGTTTGAAAAAGAAGCCACGATCTCGTTCTTGCAAACCGTGCTCCGACGACGCAAAGACCAGGCACTGGTGGTGACGTTTGATTCCACCGTGCAGCTTCGGCAGGATTTTACTGATAACACTGAATTATTGGCCAAAGTCATTGATAGCATCCGGGCCAGCGGCACGACGTCACTTTATGACGCGGTCTACCGGATTTGCGAAGAGAAAATGGTTGGTGTGCCAACCCCACGCAAGGTCATTATCATCTTGAGTGACGGCGATGATACGTCAAGCACGCACACGCTTGAAGAAGCCATTGACATCGCTCAGCAGAGCGAAGTGGTCATTTTCGGGATCAGTACCAAAGGGGCCGGGTTTTTCGGAGTCAGCGGCGGACAGGTTTACAACGCCGATGATAAGGAACTGCGGCGGCTCTGTTTGGAAACAGGTGGCGACATTACCTTTCCATCCAAAGTGATTGATCTGGAGCGGGCGTTTCAGCGATATGAAAAAACCGCCCGCCGATATTACCTGTTGAGCTACGAGCCTGAAGATCCAACTCGCCCAGGCTATCGCAAAATTGAAGTGAAGTTGACCAATCGCAAAGGGTTGCGCGTCAAGACCCGCAAGGGCTATACCGTTCCCAAAACCGAAGCCAATTAG
- a CDS encoding VWA domain-containing protein: MKSRLFQISMLCLGIALWGLPPVTAFQQKKDVPPPPLPSPTGTGQKSPEPAGQQDDEDAVIRIGTELVNVPFSVTNKQNRYINDLTQEQIQVLEDGKEQEIFSFAKESDLPLTFALMIDVSGSQELSLPAEKEAALKFFDKVMRPDKDIAAVVTFRRDVELVQTLTGNKRALLGALNSIRFHPGSYVGGSTPPVNTDPSYNGTSIYDAVFVTSDELLSREAGRRIVVLLTDGQDTTSQYSRDKAVLCALRSEVMVYVIGIPGKGFYGSGRVFTEPVNKGAMRELAEQTGGRAFFPEKESDFYSAFQQIEEDIRQQFIVSYSPSNSNRDGSFREIKIGIKGRPDSKDLKVLSRKGYYAK; the protein is encoded by the coding sequence ATGAAATCCAGACTGTTCCAAATCAGTATGCTCTGCCTGGGGATCGCACTGTGGGGATTGCCACCAGTGACTGCTTTTCAGCAAAAAAAGGATGTTCCTCCACCGCCGTTGCCGTCACCGACTGGAACCGGGCAGAAAAGCCCAGAGCCAGCGGGTCAACAAGACGATGAGGATGCTGTGATTCGGATTGGAACGGAACTGGTGAACGTGCCTTTTTCAGTCACCAATAAACAAAATCGCTATATCAATGACCTGACCCAGGAGCAAATCCAGGTTTTGGAAGATGGGAAGGAACAGGAAATTTTTTCATTTGCCAAAGAGTCGGATTTGCCCTTGACGTTTGCCCTGATGATTGACGTCAGCGGAAGTCAGGAATTAAGTCTTCCGGCTGAAAAAGAGGCGGCTCTGAAGTTTTTTGATAAGGTCATGCGGCCAGATAAGGATATTGCCGCCGTGGTGACCTTCCGGCGGGATGTCGAACTGGTGCAAACACTGACTGGCAATAAGCGGGCATTGCTTGGGGCACTCAACTCAATTCGATTCCATCCAGGCTCATATGTGGGTGGTTCAACGCCTCCGGTTAATACTGACCCCTCCTATAATGGAACCAGCATTTACGACGCTGTATTTGTGACATCCGACGAACTGCTTTCCCGCGAAGCCGGGCGGCGGATTGTGGTTTTGCTCACCGATGGCCAGGATACCACCAGCCAGTATTCACGTGATAAGGCCGTGTTATGTGCTTTGCGGTCTGAAGTGATGGTGTATGTGATTGGGATTCCTGGAAAAGGCTTTTACGGCAGTGGGCGGGTGTTTACCGAGCCAGTCAACAAAGGGGCCATGCGCGAATTGGCGGAGCAAACTGGCGGGCGGGCCTTTTTCCCGGAAAAAGAATCAGACTTTTATTCGGCATTTCAGCAAATTGAAGAAGATATCCGGCAACAATTTATTGTTTCCTACTCACCGTCAAATTCCAATCGGGATGGTTCATTTCGCGAAATCAAGATTGGAATCAAAGGTCGTCCTGACTCAAAGGACCTGAAAGTTTTGAGTCGTAAGGGCTATTACGCGAAGTAA